A genomic segment from Acidobacteriota bacterium encodes:
- a CDS encoding DUF3526 domain-containing protein produces the protein MSGLGRELWFLWRDRAAKVWLLIGFAAAGLAVVFGLMEIAAQRDTIERLKAADEIERTITTEAHRNNWGSAAYYTFHLTYDPPEEFAFAALGQRDASPWKHRIRMLALEGQIHETDAANPDFALVGRFDFAFVAAMIAPLILIMLLHDLRSGERASGRYNLLSATSADARMLWFSRAAWRVGALALALLVPLWIAGLVSGAGASKLLGASLALLAHLLFWWAVIALVNTRTWTSTVNLTALIGLWLAFAVVAPAAIKAGVDAAVAVPDGGDIMLTQREAVNDAWDLPQEATMTPFLERHPDMKPYAGVEGSFEWKWYYAFQQVGDQIAEPLSNAYREGRARRDALARLFAWLSPPAKLEQALQHMAGTDAAAALRYEDEVRAFHADLRAYYYPPMFKDEPVTDAMLAERPNFY, from the coding sequence ATGAGCGGGCTGGGGCGCGAGCTCTGGTTTCTGTGGCGCGACCGGGCGGCGAAGGTCTGGCTTCTCATCGGCTTCGCCGCGGCGGGCCTCGCCGTGGTCTTCGGCCTCATGGAGATCGCTGCGCAGCGCGACACGATCGAGCGTCTGAAGGCTGCAGACGAGATCGAGCGCACAATCACCACGGAAGCCCATCGCAATAACTGGGGTAGTGCGGCCTACTACACATTTCATCTCACCTACGACCCACCTGAGGAGTTCGCGTTCGCAGCCCTGGGACAGCGGGACGCCTCGCCGTGGAAGCATCGCATCCGGATGCTGGCACTCGAGGGGCAGATCCACGAAACCGACGCCGCCAATCCTGATTTCGCGCTGGTCGGCCGGTTCGACTTCGCCTTCGTCGCCGCCATGATTGCGCCTCTCATCCTCATCATGCTGCTGCACGACCTGCGGTCCGGGGAGCGGGCGAGTGGACGCTACAACCTACTCAGCGCGACGTCGGCCGACGCGCGGATGCTCTGGTTTTCTCGAGCGGCATGGCGCGTTGGCGCGCTCGCCCTGGCGCTTCTCGTTCCGCTCTGGATCGCCGGTTTGGTGAGCGGGGCCGGAGCCTCCAAGCTCCTCGGCGCAAGCCTTGCGCTTCTCGCCCATCTCCTGTTCTGGTGGGCGGTCATCGCTCTCGTCAACACGCGGACCTGGACGTCCACGGTCAACCTGACGGCGCTCATCGGTCTGTGGCTGGCGTTCGCCGTCGTCGCACCAGCAGCGATCAAGGCCGGTGTCGACGCGGCGGTCGCGGTTCCGGATGGCGGCGACATCATGCTCACCCAGCGCGAAGCAGTGAACGACGCCTGGGACCTTCCTCAGGAAGCGACCATGACGCCTTTCCTCGAGCGTCATCCGGATATGAAGCCGTACGCCGGGGTCGAGGGCTCCTTCGAGTGGAAGTGGTACTACGCTTTTCAGCAGGTGGGCGATCAAATCGCTGAGCCGCTCTCCAACGCCTACCGAGAGGGAAGGGCCCGCCGCGATGCGCTCGCCCGCCTTTTCGCCTGGCTTTCGCCCCCCGCCAAGCTTGAGCAGGCGCTTCAGCACATGGCCGGCACAGACGCCGCCGCTGCACTTCGATACGAGGACGAAGTGCGTGCCTTCCATGCGGACCTGCGCGCCTACTACTACCCGCCAATGTTCAAGGACGAGCCGGTCACCGATGCGATGCTGGCTGAGCGGCCAAACTTTTACTGA
- a CDS encoding TonB-dependent siderophore receptor, whose amino-acid sequence MKRTKTMLGWALLTASTLAIASAPALAQEVETEEAETETVEEAITVVGERKAYRGNFEVIEIPAADLSIDEELLVEVGALNLNDALDLSAAVARQNNFGGLWNAFSVRGFAGDINLPSGFLVNGFNAGRGFGGPRDLVGIESVEVLKGPRSALYGRGEPGGTVNLVTKRPRFTRGGYIRGTAGSWDQYRLEGDFQTLLGADDQLAVRLVGFYEDAESFREAVETTKFGLFPSATWSLTNNTIATYELEYSNQEIPFDRGVIFSEEFGFSPRDTFVGEPGDGPIETEVVGHQLEILHNFNNNWSLLAGFGYRDTSLEGNASETNFAGRQTYFIDGQTISRFFRFRDFESDYTVLRAELSGEFNTGSLRHRLIVGADYDEFDNSLLILRFRPGFFGAGTDLSSLDPAEYLILDAFNPVYGLYPIPTPGPNTDRNEVLTGTGIYIQDQISITDKFQIRIGARFDDFEQDLTNLRASPASTVTTSDDRVSPQFGALYRAHEGVTVYASYGEGFRQQTGSDFQGNQFEPNITDSTELGVKVDVGQFSDTVLGSVGATLFEVEQSNFLVNDDRPEAVAAGFFSFPAGTAESTGLELDASLTFANDLNLWFSYAFTDAEFTNSNPDVDGFGGLIEVGDPLINTPEHQINLQVSKGFTVGSKPARLGGGVLYTDERNGWVAFDFTLPSYTTVRLFGDIDLVEGINLRLDVDNVFDETFYTNSFSDVWVEPGAPRRFRVSASYSF is encoded by the coding sequence ATGAAGCGCACGAAAACAATGCTGGGCTGGGCCCTCTTGACGGCGAGTACGCTTGCGATTGCGAGCGCACCGGCGCTGGCACAAGAAGTCGAAACCGAAGAAGCCGAAACCGAGACCGTCGAGGAGGCGATCACCGTTGTCGGCGAGCGCAAGGCTTACCGAGGCAACTTCGAGGTCATCGAAATCCCGGCGGCAGACCTGTCGATCGATGAAGAGTTGCTGGTCGAAGTCGGCGCGCTGAACCTCAATGACGCGCTCGATCTCTCCGCCGCTGTCGCCCGGCAGAACAATTTCGGCGGCCTCTGGAACGCCTTCTCCGTCCGTGGCTTCGCGGGCGACATCAACCTACCCAGCGGTTTCCTCGTGAACGGCTTCAACGCGGGCCGCGGCTTCGGCGGGCCGCGAGATCTCGTCGGCATCGAGTCGGTCGAGGTTCTGAAAGGGCCGCGATCTGCCCTCTACGGTCGGGGTGAGCCCGGCGGCACGGTCAACCTGGTCACGAAGCGCCCGCGATTCACCAGAGGTGGATACATCCGAGGCACCGCCGGAAGCTGGGACCAGTACCGACTCGAGGGTGACTTCCAGACCCTCCTGGGCGCGGATGACCAACTGGCTGTTCGCCTCGTCGGGTTCTACGAAGATGCCGAGAGCTTCCGGGAGGCGGTCGAAACCACGAAGTTCGGTCTCTTTCCGTCGGCAACCTGGAGTCTGACCAACAACACCATTGCAACCTATGAGCTCGAATACTCGAACCAGGAGATCCCGTTCGATCGTGGGGTCATCTTCTCAGAGGAGTTCGGATTCTCACCTCGGGACACATTCGTGGGTGAGCCGGGAGACGGGCCGATCGAGACGGAGGTCGTGGGCCATCAGCTCGAGATCCTGCACAACTTCAACAATAACTGGAGCCTTCTGGCCGGCTTCGGCTATCGGGATACATCTCTCGAGGGGAACGCGTCGGAAACCAACTTCGCAGGCCGTCAGACGTACTTCATCGACGGGCAGACGATTTCCCGCTTCTTTCGCTTCCGTGATTTCGAGTCTGACTACACGGTTCTCCGAGCCGAGCTTTCCGGTGAGTTCAATACCGGCTCGCTGCGCCATCGGCTGATCGTGGGCGCGGATTACGATGAGTTCGACAACAGCCTGCTCATCCTGCGCTTTCGCCCCGGCTTCTTCGGCGCGGGCACGGACCTCAGCTCGCTCGATCCGGCCGAGTACCTGATCCTCGACGCCTTCAATCCCGTCTACGGCTTGTATCCGATTCCAACGCCAGGGCCGAACACCGATCGCAATGAGGTGCTGACTGGCACAGGTATCTACATCCAGGATCAGATTTCGATCACCGACAAGTTCCAGATTCGGATCGGTGCCCGCTTCGATGACTTCGAGCAGGACCTCACGAATCTCCGTGCCAGTCCCGCGAGCACCGTGACGACGTCCGATGATCGAGTCTCTCCGCAGTTTGGAGCGCTCTATCGTGCCCATGAAGGGGTTACGGTCTACGCGTCCTACGGCGAGGGCTTCCGCCAGCAGACGGGATCCGACTTCCAGGGCAACCAGTTCGAGCCCAACATCACCGATTCCACTGAGCTTGGTGTCAAAGTGGACGTGGGGCAGTTCTCGGACACGGTGCTCGGTTCCGTTGGCGCGACGCTGTTCGAGGTCGAGCAAAGCAACTTCCTGGTGAACGACGACCGGCCGGAAGCCGTGGCTGCGGGCTTCTTTTCCTTCCCAGCAGGTACTGCCGAAAGCACCGGTTTGGAGCTGGACGCCAGCTTGACTTTCGCCAACGATCTCAACCTGTGGTTCTCGTACGCCTTCACCGATGCCGAGTTCACCAACAGCAATCCGGACGTTGACGGCTTTGGTGGTTTGATCGAGGTCGGCGATCCCCTGATCAACACGCCGGAACACCAGATCAACCTGCAAGTCAGCAAGGGCTTCACGGTCGGCTCCAAGCCGGCTCGGTTGGGTGGTGGCGTTCTCTACACCGACGAGCGGAACGGTTGGGTGGCGTTTGACTTCACCCTGCCGAGCTACACGACCGTTCGACTGTTTGGTGATATCGATCTCGTCGAAGGAATCAACCTCCGCCTGGACGTTGACAACGTTTTCGACGAGACCTTCTACACCAACTCCTTCTCGGACGTCTGGGTCGAGCCCGGCGCGCCGCGCAGATTCCGCGTCTCGGCGTCATACTCCTTCTAG